Proteins encoded within one genomic window of Fragaria vesca subsp. vesca linkage group LG1, FraVesHawaii_1.0, whole genome shotgun sequence:
- the LOC101306082 gene encoding salicylic acid-binding protein 2-like, whose product MYQIIRGKHFLFFLLSLSLTATSCGASSSSSSSQLSSFGKKHFVLIHGACQGAWTWYKVATLLKASGHNVTALDLGASGINPIQAQQLPSLSDYVEPLTKLMVFLPPKERVILVAHSMGGAVISIFMERFPEKIAAAVYVSGFMSGPALNYSTVFIEINKRLDYMDSQYRYDAGPKNPATSFLTGPRLLASKFYQLSPPEDLTLSLSVMRFSPLYNYDVIKLTKERYGSVPRVFIIADRDHAIVLEVQNFMIKKNPPNEVKVISGSDHMVMLCRPLELFSHLQDIAGKYF is encoded by the exons ATGTATCAGATAATTAGAGGGAAGCACTTTCTGTTCTTTCTTTTATCTCTTAGCTTGACAGCTACTAGTTGTGGTGCTTCTTCTTCTTCTTCTTCTTCCCAACTGAGCTCATTCGGAAAGAAGCACTTTGTGCTGATTCATGGAGCATGTCAAGGAGCGTGGACTTGGTACAAGGTGGCCACTCTACTAAAAGCCTCGGGACACAATGTCACAGCTCTGGACTTGGGAGCATCCGGAATCAACCCGATCCAGGCACAGCAACTCCCCTCGCTCTCCGACTACGTTGAACCGTTGACAAAGCTCATGGTATTTCTGCCGCCAAAGGAGAGGGTTATTCTGGTGGCTCATAGCATGGGTGGAGCTGTTATATCTATTTTCATGGAGAGGTTTCCTGAGAAAATCGCTGCTGCTGTTTATGTCTCTGGTTTTATGTCCGGTCCTGCTCTCAATTACTCCACTGTTTTTATAGAG ATTAACAAGAGGCTGGATTACATGGACTCTCAGTACAGATACGACGCAGGGCCTAAAAATCCTGCAACGTCCTTCCTCACTGGGCCTAGACTCTTAGCATCGAAATTCTACCAGCTATCCCCACCCGAG GATTTAACGCTAAGTTTGTCAGTGATGAGGTTTTCTCCTCTGTATAATTACGATGTGATAAAGCTCACCAAGGAGAGATATGGATCGGTTCCAAGAGTATTCATCATAGCAGATCGAGACCATGCAATAGTCTTGGAAGTACAAAATTTTATGATCAAGAAAAATCCACCAAATGAAGTCAAGGTGATCAGTGGGTCTGATCACATGGTTATGCTCTGTAGACCGCTGGAGTTGTTTTCCCATCTTCAGGATATTGCTGGGAAATACTTTTAA
- the LOC101298750 gene encoding probable disease resistance protein At5g66900-like: MSPPRFRDLLSSPPPASAATTNPHPVSKENDEQLDPLFGDSSGDVTGIGEVMTSSFGGRVEAAMLALFGVVLEVKDKSVMYRPLLGSIKSTLDCLKPLIEDMERGNRALNRPVKELEYFRMHMEKGVELVRKCSKNGFWAKYEKKKYTNRLLELDACLQRQLNVLSVQVATHVRETTASIRSMQKVIKRIEDSGAMKNQIEMNGPCEVAESSSSDEQNAGIVEPSSPDEQNDGLVSVNKMEAADIRVEGSGELQEQSEIPNRFVVPEPPLFTVGLDVALTEMKMKLLDEDEFTTIGLIGSGGVGKTTLAKVLCHDQEVKDKFQNIFFTTASKWPNLNLIRLELYQALCSQVPTFQNEEGRRCLVVLDDVWAGSESILQEFDGLKIPKSKVLITSRYAFSGVGSEYHLKSLNYEDSISLFQLSLSLGDMSSYIPEDLLRKIVEYCKGLPLAITVIGRSLCGQPIETWQKRIVEYGRGSSISDSEPEMVVCLQRSWDALNREKNIIKECFVDLASFPEGQIIPAAALIDMWTELYGIEEEFQSIANLHKLAIRGLANIVSREEMEADGSYSDLFVNLPHMLRGLAIHKASEDTIEQRNRLIIDIHGDNLPSWWSEQKYQPKNARLLSISTDRAFSRKWHHMQLPNLEVLVLNFQTAKYELPDFLDKVDKLKVLIATNYGSLPAELSNFQLLGSLRNLKRIRLEGVSITSITKNHIQLGSLKKITFSKCDMGQAFSNSSFKFSVAFPNLDNLNILHCNDLEELPADLGNLSQLETLYISDCHRLSTLPDGIGNLSKLKRLRVRYGTNLVKFPGSIRKLKSLEVLDIAGCINIVGFPEDIGEMSRLRKLNISGCSRLKELPLSVLSLEKLQEVILDKETEDLWKPFLPRQEICRLRPLNLNISGCSKLQELPLSRVT, encoded by the exons ATGTCCCCTCCGCGCTTCAGAGACCTACTTTCTTCTCCACCGCCGGCGTCAGCAGCAACGACCAATCCCCATCCTGTTTCCAAGGAAAACGATGAGCAGCTCGATCCTTTGTTCGGCGACAGCTCCGGTGACGTCACCGGGATAGGCGAGGTCA TGACATCATCATTTGGAGGACGAGTGGAAGCAGCAATGCTTGCTCTGTTTGGTGTTGTTTTGGAAGTCAAGGACAAGAGTGTGATGTATAGACCCCTTTTGGGATCTATCAAATCCACTCTAGACTGCTTAAAGCCATTGATCGAAGACATGGAACGAGGAAACAGGGCATTGAACCGTCCAGTGAAGGAGCTAGAATATTTCAGAATGCATATGGAGAAAGGTGTCGAACTAGTCCGCAAGTGCTCCAAGAATGGTTTCTGGGCCAAGTACGAAAAGAAGAAATACACCAACCGACTTCTGGAGTTGGATGCATGTCTTCAGAGACAGTTGAATGTACTGAGTGTGCAGGTTGCAACCCATGTGAGGGAGACTACTGCTTCGATAAGGAGTATGCAGAAGGTGATCAAGCGAATTGAGGATAGTGGTGCCATGAAGAATCAAATCGAAATGAATGGCCCGTGTGAAGTAGCTGAATCTTCATCCTCTGATGAACAGAACGCTGGTATAGTTGAACCTTCCTCCCCTGATGAACAGAATGATGGTTTAGTTTCAGTGAATAAAATGGAGGCGGCAGACATAAGAGTTGAAGGAAGTGGGGAGTTGCAAGAACAAAGTGAAATCCCAAATAGGTTTGTAGTACCTGAACCTCCGTTGTTTACAGTTGGGTTGGATGTTGCTTTGACGGAAATGAAGATGAAGCTACTTGATGAAGATGAGTTTACGACGATTGGTTTGATTGGTTCGGGAGGTGTAGGGAAGACAACATTGGCGAAAGTGTTGTGTCATGATCAGGAAGTCAAAG ATAAATTCCAGAATATCTTCTTTACCACTGCTTCAAAATGGCCGAACCTGAACCTCATTAGGCTAGAACTATATCAAGCTCTGTGTTCCCAGGTTCCTACTTTCCAGAACGAAGAAGGGAGACGTTGTCTGGTTGTCCTGGATGATGTTTGGGCTGGATCAGAATCCATTCTTCAGGAATTTGATGGATTGAAAATTCCAAAAAGCAAGGTTTTGATTACATCAAGATATGCATTCTCAGGAGTTGGTTCTGAATACCATCTGAAATCTCTGAATTATGAGGATTCAATATCTCTTTTTCAACTCTCATTGTCATTGGGAGATATGAGCTCTTATATTCCAGAAGATCTTTTGAGAAAG ATAGTAGAGTATTGTAAGGGACTTCCACTTGCAATTACTGTGATCGGAAGATCACTTTGCGGCCAACCTATTGAAACCTGGCAAAAGAGAATAGTAGAATATGGGAGAGGTTCTTCTATTAGTGATTCAGAGCCAGAAATGGTTGTTTGCCTCCAAAGAAGTTGGGATGCCTTAAATAGAGAAAAGAATATCATCAAAGAATGTTTCGTAGACCTTGCTTCATTTCCTGAAGGCCAAATAATCCCTGCTGCTGCCCTCATTGATATGTGGACAGAATTATATGGAATAGAGGAAGAATTTCAGTCCATTGCAAACCTCCACAAGCTCGCCATCCGTGGACTTGCCAATATTGTCTCAAG GGAGGAGATGGAGGCGGATGGCTCTTACAGTGATCTCTTTGTTAACCTGCCTCATATGCTTAGAGGCCTGGCAATCCACAAGGCTAGTGAGGACACAATAGAACAGAGAAATAGACTGATTATAGACATTCATGGAGACAATCTTCCTAGCTGGTGGTCAGAACAGAAGTATCAGCCTAAGAATGCTCGTCTACTGTCTATCTCAACTG ATCGAGCGTTCTCAAGAAAATGGCACCATATGCAACTACCAAATCTTGAGGTTCTAGTTTTGAATTTCCAGACTGCGAAATATGAGTTACCTGATTTTCTGGATAAAGTAGACAAGTTGAAGGTTCTAATAGCCACCAACTATGGATCCTTGCCTGCTGAGTTAAGTAATTTTCAACTGTTGGGTTCGTTGCGAAATCTGAAAAGAATCAGATTAGAGGGGGTTTCGATTACTTCCATAACCAAGAACCACATACAGCTGGGTAGTCTAAAGAAGATAACTTTTTCCAAGTGTGATATGGGTCAAGCATTTAGTAACTCTTCCTTTAAATTTTCAGTAGCATTTCCAAATCTAGACAATTTAAATATCCTGCATTGCAATGATTTGGAGGAATTGCCTGCTGATCTTGGTAATCTTTCTCAACTAGAGACGCTCTATATCTCAGATTGCCATAGGCTATCCACCTTACCTGACGGGATTGGAAATCTGAGCAAGTTGAAGAGGTTGAGGGTAAGGTATGGTACAAACTTGGTAAAGTTTCCAGGATCAATTAGGAAGCTCAAAAGCTTAGAGGTCCTTGATATAGCTGGTTGCATCAATATTGTGGGGTTCCCGGAAGACATTGGTGAAATGAGCAGATTAAGAAAGCTGAACATAAGTGGTTGCTCAAGATTGAAAGAGCTGCCACTGTCTGTTTTGAGTCTTGAGAAGTTACAGGAAGTGATACTCGATAAAGAGACAGAAGATTTATGGAAACCTTTCCTACCCAGACAAGAAATATGCAGATTAAGACCGCTGAACCTGAACATAAGTGGTTGCTCAAAATTACAAGAGCTGCCACTGTCT AGAGTTACTTAA
- the LOC101305792 gene encoding probable serine/threonine-protein kinase NAK-like: protein MEQNQNQTQTEGWCPVQDPCSLTLGFDVLDVSGEMKKEETLISELALKQIEGSGSVVKNQVAVKGISGNHSRNDIVCNTSSSAGGSQWWKAEETDELQTDEESLETSVLRRFTFEEMKVATGNFRSDGIIGLGASGSVFKGWVDEKTLAPSKVGSGMPVAVKKLNPQSMLDFEDWKSELNFRRRTSHPNLVKLLGYCREEKEMLFVYDFMPNGSLEDHLFRRSPGIETLSWNNRLEIASGAAPCLACIQRSEKQIIHSDIDARNILLDASNILLDGASSQAPKDMLDESHNASIVSDYDLMPHASLEDHLFERSPGMESLSWNRRLNIANGIARALLHLHSYSQKQVVHNDLKASNILLDGNYNAKLSNFGLERLGQTGELPHQSTCPIGLYIDPEKLTTGHFNHKSDVYGFGVVLLQLLTGLQTADRIPTRKWQNLVGLQTADRIPTRKWQNLVEWAKPLLENQRLFKTIMDVRIKGQYSSTAAFGVAQITRKCLATDQESRPSMKEVVEELDQIQALDERIEQAKPLDRRCQDLCHRCNRV from the exons ATGGAGCAAAATCAAAATCAAACTCAAACTGAAGGTTGGTGTCCTGTACAGGATCCCTGTTCTCTCACGCTGGGGTTTGATGTCCTGGACGTGTCGGGAGAAATGAAGAAGGAAGAGACATTGATTTCTGAATTGGCGCTCAAGCAAATTGAAGGGAGTGGCAGTGTGGTGAAAAATCAAGTTGCAGTTAAAG GGATATCCGGGAATCACAGCAGGAACGACATAGTTTGCAACACGAGCAGCAGTGCAGGAGGAAGTCAATGGTGGAAGGCAGAAGAGACAGATGAGTTGCAGACTGATGAGGAAAGTCTGGAGACGTCTGTCTTAAGGCGTTTCACATTTGAAGAGATGAAAGTTGCTACTGGGAATTTCAGGTCAGATGGAATAATTGGCTTGGGAGCCTCTGGTAGCGTTTTCAAGGGTTGGGTTGATGAGAAGACGCTTGCACCTTCTAAGGTTGGCTCTGGCATGCCTGTTGCTGTCAAGAAGCTGAATCCACAAAGTATGCTAGATTTTGAAGATTGGAAG TCAGAGTTGAACTTTCGACGAAGGACTTCTCACCCCAATCTTGTCAAGCTATTGGGTTACTGTCGTGAGGAAAAGGAGATGCTCTTTGTTTATGATTTCATGCCTAATGGTAGCTTGGAAGATCATCTTTTCAGAA GGAGCCCTGGCATTGAGACACTATCTTGGAACAACAGACTTGAAATAGCTTCTGGAGCAGCTCCATGCCTAGCCTGTATACAACGTTCTGAGAAACAAATTATCCACAGTGACATTGATGCTCGTAACATTTTACTTGATGCTTCTAATATCTTGCTTGATGGGGCAAGTTCTCAAGCCCCAAAAGATATGCTTGATGAG AGTCATAATGCAAGCATAGTCTCGGATTATGACTTGATGCCCCATGCAAGCTTGGAGGATCACCTTTTTGAAA GAAGCCCTGGCATGGAATCCCTATCTTGGAACAGAAGACTGAATATAGCTAATGGAATAGCTCGAGCCTTATTACATTTACACAGTTATTCACAGAAGCAAGTTGTCCACAATGACCTTAAGGCATCTAATATCTTGCTTGATGGG AATTACAATGCAAAACTCTCAAACTTTGGATTAGAAAGACTTGGGCAAACCGGAGAACTGCCACATCAATCAACTTGTCCCATAGGACTTTATATTGATCCAGAGAAATTGACAACAG GTCACTTCAATCACAAGAGTGATGTATACGGTTTTGGTGTTGTACTTCTTCAATTGCTAACAGGGCTACAGACCGCAGATAGAATTCCTACTAGAAAATGGCAGAATCTGGTTGGGCTACAGACCGCAGATAGAATTCCTACTAGAAAATGGCAGAATCTGGTTGAATGGGCAAAACCGCTACTCGAGAATCAAAGACTTTTCAAAACCATCATGGACGTGCGGATAAAGGGCCAATATTCCTCCACGGCAGCATTTGGAGTAGCACAAATAACTCGAAAATGCCTAGCAACAGATCAGGAAAGCCGACCTTCCATGAAAGAAGTTGTGGAGGAACTGGACCAAATTCAGGCATTAGATGAAAGAATAGAGCAAGCTAAACCACTAGACCGCCGATGCCAAGATTTGTGTCATCGCTGTAATAGAGTTTAG
- the LOC101299038 gene encoding U-box domain-containing protein 35-like: MVIVGEFVGGAALGAAIGVLFDAVNKAVDKSTAFKSLLENIKFSLEILKPVIEKIGDHNLELGLPDEEIEYILTEMMVGAKLVQRASKVSKWNCIKSYYTDQLIELDASVERLLHILIIQGVKDAKEILILARKHQDQLITTAKDAKETLVMAQQNTSQLTESVKDGKKTLELATKYAEQSARDRKETLVLARKIKRLLKRMVSCTNKGKTRYSRNKIPKASRRSGIETSDLRVFWLAELQAATENFRGKTFGGINGMTYEGWLHEKTLSPSKYGTGMMVVIQRYPKSSTREWTVPSLPYVIVMLSSVSCELPSMSLSHPNFVKLLGYCCKEREMWLVYEFVQRGSLHDNLFERKTDKETLSWDNRLKIAIGAAQGLTFLHSIQIIHRNFKPSKILLDKDYNTKLSDFTSAIRLESADEVS, encoded by the exons ATGGTTATAGTAGGGGAGTTTGTAGGTGGCGCTGCTCTTGGAGCAGCAATTGGGGTGTTGTTTGATGCTGTTAATAAAGCAGTAGACAAGTCTACTGCCTTCAAATCCCTACTTGAGAACATTAAGTTTTCTCTGGAAATTCTAAAGCCGGTGATCGAAAAGATAGGAGATCATAATCTAGAATTGGGACTCCCAGATGAAGAAATAGAGTATATTTTAACAGAAATGATGGTGGGCGCGAAGCTTGTTCAGAGGGCTTCAAAGGTCAGTAAGTGGAACTGCATAAAGTCTTATTACACGGATCAACTTATTGAATTGGATGCTTCTGTTGAAAGACTGCTCCATATATTGATCATACAAGGAGTAAAGGATGCGAAGGAGATCTTGATATTGGCAAGAAAACACCAAGACCAACTTATTACAACAGCGAAAGACGCAAAGGAGACACTTGTTATGGCACAACAGAACACTAGCCAGCTTACTGAATCGGTAAAGGATGGAAAGAAGACCTTAGAATTGGCAACAAAGTACGCTGAACAATCAGCAAGAGATCGCAAGGAGACCTTGGTTTTGGCTAGGAAAATCAAAAGGTTGCTTAAACGAATGGTGTCTTGTACTAACAAAG GAAAAACCAGATACAGCAGGAACAAAATTCCAAAAGCGAGCAGAAGGTCAGGTATAGAGACATCCGATTTGAGAGTTTTCTGGCTTGCAGAGTTGCAGGCTGCTACTGAGAATTTCAGAGGCAAAACGTTTGGTGGGATCAATGGGATGACGTATGAGGGTTGGTTGCATGAGAAGACACTTTCACCGTCTAAGTATGGCACCGGAATGATGGTGGTTATCCAGAGATATCCGAAGAGTTCAACAAGAGAGTGGACG GTGCCGTCATTGCCATATGTGATTGTTATGCTATCATCAGTATCAT GCGAACTTCCTAGTATGTCTCTCTCTCATCCCAACTTTGTCAAGCTATTAGGCTACTGCTGCAAGGAGAGGGAGATGTGGTTGGTTTATGAGTTTGTGCAGCGAGGAAGCTTGCATGATAATCTTTTTGAAA GGAAAACTGACAAGGAAACACTATCTTGGGACAACAGACTCAAAATAGCCATTGGAGCTGCCCAGGGATTAACTTTTTTGCACAGTATACAAATCATACACAGAAATTTCAAACCCTCAAAGATATTGCTTGATAAG GATTATAATACAAAATTATCAGATTTTACCTCGGCAATAAGATTGGAGTCAGCTGATGAAGTCTCATAG
- the LOC101298464 gene encoding uncharacterized protein LOC101298464 produces MVIVGEFVGGAALGAAFGLLFDAIKKAVDKPSTFKPLYENIKFSLKFLKPMIEKIGEHNVELGLPDEEIKYIIREMEGVKLVQKSSKVSKWNCMKFYYTDQLIELDGSLKRLLDILLVQGVRDGKETLILARKHQEQLTESARDAKETLVLAQKNNDQLTESAKDGKETLVLARQNAEQLIKTSRDGKETVDLAKLNNERLIESARDGKETLVLAKNIKRFLKRIECLVRCTYKGNNVHSNTKYCAI; encoded by the coding sequence ATGGTTATAGTAGGGGAGTTTGTAGGGGGTGCTGCTCTTGGTGCAGCATTTGGTCTGTTGTTTGATGCTATCAAGAAAGCAGTTGACAAGCCTAGTACCTTTAAACCCCTCTATGAGAACATCAAGTTTTCGCTGAAGTTTTTAAAACCAATGATCGAAAAGATAGGAGAGCATAATGTGGAATTGGGTCTCCCAGATGAAGAAATAAAGTACATTATAAGAGAAATGGAGGGTGTAAAGCTTGTCCAGAAGTCATCAAAGGTTAGTAAGTGGAACTGCATGAAGTTTTATTACACGGATCAACTTATTGAACTGGATGGGTCTCTTAAAAGACTGTTAGATATATTGTTAGTTCAAGGAGTAAGAGATGGCAAGGAGACCTTGATTTTGGCAAGAAAACACCAAGAGCAACTTACTGAATCGGCAAGAGATGCAAAGGAGACCTTAGTTTTGGCACAAAAGAACAATGACCAGCTTACTGAATCAGCAAAGGATGGGAAAGAGACCTTAGTTCTGGCCAGACAAAATGCTGAGCAACTCATTAAAACGTCAAGAGATGGAAAGGAGACAGTGGATTTGGCAAAACTAAACAATGAACGGCTTATTGAATCAGCAAGGGATGGGAAGGAGACCCTGGTTTTGGCCAAGAACATTAAAAGGTTTCTCAAACGAATTGAATGTTTGGTGCGTTGTACTTATAAAGGTAATAATGTGCACTCCAACACCAAGTACTGTGCCATATAG